In the genome of Photobacterium sp. TY1-4, one region contains:
- a CDS encoding GH36-type glycosyl hydrolase domain-containing protein — protein MKYGYFDNDNREYVITRPDVPAPWTNYLGTEKFCTVISHNAGGYSFYQSPEYNRITKFRANASFDRPGHYVYLRDDVSGDYWSISWQPVAKSLEEATYEVRHGLSYSTFKCDYNGISARKTLFVPKGEDAEIWDVVIKNDSDTPRTLSAFSFVEFSFSHIQSDNQNHQMSLYSSGTSYEDGVILCDLYYNTDDFTGFYYLASSFDPDSFDGQRDAFIGPYRDESNPLAVEQGRCSNKVQTCYNQCGSLHKQFTLQPGEEIRFNFILGIGKHEAARVRAKYQDFAEVDAALEAIKAHWDSRCNKFQVKTPNEGLDTMINAWTLYQAETCVVWSRFASFIEVGGRTGLGYRDTAQDAISVPHSNPGSTRKRLVDLLRGQVKAGYGLHLFDPDWFDPEKADVKPSKSPTVVPTPSDEDKIHGIKDTCSDDHLWLVPTIINYIQETGEESFLDEVIPYADGGNATVYEHMKAALDFSAEYVGQTGICKGLRADWNDCLNLGGGESAMVSFLHFWALQEFVALAKHKGKAADIEKYTEMAANVREACEQHLWDDEGGWYIRGLTKDGDKIGTAQQTEGRVHLESNTLAVLSGLASQERGEKAMDAVDENLFSEYGLHLNSPSFATPNDDIGFVTRVYQGVKENGAIFSHPNPWAWVAEAKLGRGDRAMKFYDALNPYNQNDMIEKRVAEPYSYVQFIMGRDHESHGRANHPWLTGTSGWAYFAVTNFILGVQTGFNGLTVEPCIPTAWPGFEVSRQWRGATFNIKVENPDHVSKGVVSVTLNGEAIDGAIPAQPAGSVNTVTVIMG, from the coding sequence ATGAAATACGGCTATTTTGACAATGACAACCGCGAGTATGTCATCACCCGCCCAGACGTCCCGGCGCCATGGACCAACTATCTGGGAACCGAAAAGTTCTGCACCGTGATTTCGCACAACGCAGGCGGTTACTCTTTCTATCAATCACCGGAATATAACCGGATCACCAAATTCCGCGCCAACGCCAGCTTCGATCGTCCGGGCCACTACGTGTACCTGCGCGATGACGTCAGCGGAGATTACTGGTCCATTTCCTGGCAACCGGTGGCCAAAAGCCTGGAAGAAGCCACCTATGAAGTCCGTCACGGCCTGTCTTACTCCACCTTCAAGTGTGACTATAACGGTATCTCAGCCCGCAAGACCCTATTTGTTCCCAAAGGGGAAGACGCTGAAATCTGGGATGTGGTGATCAAAAACGACAGTGACACCCCACGTACCCTATCGGCGTTCTCGTTTGTCGAGTTCTCGTTCAGCCATATTCAGTCGGACAACCAGAACCACCAGATGAGCCTGTACTCGTCCGGGACTTCCTACGAAGATGGGGTGATCCTATGCGATCTGTACTACAACACCGATGACTTTACCGGCTTTTACTACCTGGCTTCGAGCTTCGACCCAGACAGCTTTGACGGCCAGCGCGACGCCTTTATCGGCCCTTACCGGGACGAGTCCAACCCGCTTGCCGTCGAGCAAGGTCGATGCAGCAACAAGGTCCAGACCTGTTACAACCAGTGTGGTTCGCTGCATAAACAATTTACCCTCCAGCCGGGCGAAGAGATCCGCTTTAACTTCATTCTCGGCATCGGCAAGCACGAAGCCGCCCGGGTACGCGCCAAGTATCAGGATTTTGCCGAAGTTGATGCGGCGCTCGAAGCGATCAAAGCCCACTGGGACAGCCGTTGCAACAAGTTCCAAGTGAAGACACCGAACGAAGGCCTGGACACCATGATCAACGCATGGACCCTGTACCAGGCTGAAACCTGTGTGGTGTGGTCCCGTTTTGCCTCCTTCATCGAAGTCGGTGGCCGTACCGGTCTGGGCTACCGCGATACCGCTCAGGATGCGATTTCAGTCCCTCACTCGAACCCAGGCTCGACCCGTAAGCGTCTGGTTGATCTTCTGCGTGGCCAGGTGAAAGCCGGTTACGGTCTGCACCTGTTCGATCCGGACTGGTTCGATCCAGAGAAAGCCGACGTGAAACCATCGAAGTCACCCACCGTCGTCCCGACACCAAGTGACGAAGACAAGATCCACGGTATCAAGGACACCTGTTCTGATGACCACCTCTGGCTTGTACCGACCATCATTAACTACATTCAGGAAACCGGCGAAGAAAGCTTCCTTGATGAAGTGATCCCGTATGCCGATGGCGGTAATGCGACCGTTTACGAGCACATGAAAGCAGCGCTGGACTTCTCCGCAGAATACGTGGGTCAAACCGGTATTTGTAAAGGTCTGCGCGCTGACTGGAATGACTGTCTGAACCTGGGCGGCGGCGAATCAGCGATGGTTTCTTTCCTGCACTTCTGGGCCCTGCAAGAGTTCGTCGCTCTGGCGAAGCACAAAGGTAAAGCGGCAGATATCGAGAAATACACCGAAATGGCAGCGAACGTGCGTGAAGCATGTGAACAACACCTGTGGGATGACGAAGGCGGTTGGTACATCCGGGGTCTGACAAAGGACGGCGACAAAATCGGGACAGCACAGCAAACCGAAGGCCGTGTGCACCTTGAGTCAAACACGCTGGCGGTGCTCTCTGGCCTGGCCTCTCAAGAGCGCGGTGAGAAAGCAATGGATGCCGTGGATGAAAACCTGTTCTCTGAGTACGGTCTGCACCTGAACTCGCCATCTTTCGCGACACCGAACGATGACATCGGCTTCGTGACACGCGTATACCAAGGCGTGAAAGAAAACGGTGCCATCTTCTCGCATCCAAACCCATGGGCCTGGGTGGCCGAAGCCAAACTGGGCCGTGGCGACCGGGCCATGAAGTTCTATGACGCGCTGAACCCATATAACCAGAATGACATGATCGAGAAGCGGGTTGCTGAACCTTACTCTTACGTGCAGTTCATCATGGGGCGCGACCACGAAAGCCATGGCCGTGCCAACCACCCATGGCTCACGGGGACGTCTGGCTGGGCATACTTTGCCGTGACGAACTTCATTCTGGGCGTGCAAACGGGCTTCAATGGCCTGACGGTTGAGCCATGTATTCCGACAGCCTGGCCGGGCTTCGAAGTCAGCCGCCAGTGGCGTGGTGCGACCTTCAACATCAAGGTCGAAAACCCGGATCACGTCAGCAAAGGGGTTGTCTCGGTCACTCTGAACGGCGAAGCGATTGACGGCGCGATTCCGGCGCAACCGGCTGGCTCAGTCAACACCGTCACGGTGATCATGGGCTAA
- a CDS encoding phosphoglucomutase/phosphomannomutase family protein codes for MIKFGTGGWRALIGEEFTQANVRRVAQAVANIIIAEEATDRGFVIGYDRRFLSDKAAVWFSEVLAGNGIVVSFIDKYVPTPVVMFQSRAIGALYSACITASHNPADYNGIKVFIEGGRDADEIITEKIETQIAGLTDADIRRLDFTQAKASGQIELINPMNEFVDSIIDFIDIEAIKKARLCVLIDPMFGVAKNALQTVLITARCDVDVINDGQNPSFGGLMPSPSAATLYRLKHLVAHEGYDIGIGTDGDADRLGIIDEKGNFIHPNEVMLLLYYYLLEYKGWKGSVVRNIATTHLLDKVAAAHQEKSFEVPVGFKHISAQMDADDALIGGESSGGLTIRGHIKGKDGVFASSLLVEMISVTGKKLSEMLDEIYDKYGYAYTAEGDCHFRPEERQRLYDKIYVEKALPDFGYAIEKVSYADGAKVYFENGGWALARFSGTEPLLRLFAEMADQQQAEQVVAQLKSFLDV; via the coding sequence ATGATCAAATTTGGAACCGGCGGCTGGCGAGCCCTGATCGGCGAAGAGTTTACCCAGGCTAATGTCCGGCGCGTCGCCCAGGCGGTTGCCAATATCATCATCGCAGAAGAAGCCACCGACCGGGGCTTTGTGATCGGCTATGACCGACGCTTCCTGTCCGACAAGGCCGCCGTCTGGTTTTCTGAAGTGTTGGCCGGAAACGGCATTGTCGTCAGCTTCATCGACAAGTATGTCCCGACCCCGGTGGTGATGTTCCAGTCCCGGGCGATCGGCGCCCTATATTCGGCCTGTATTACCGCATCGCACAACCCGGCCGACTACAACGGCATTAAGGTCTTTATTGAAGGCGGCCGGGACGCTGACGAAATCATCACCGAGAAAATCGAAACACAAATTGCCGGGCTCACTGATGCGGATATCCGGCGCCTGGATTTTACGCAGGCCAAAGCCTCCGGGCAGATTGAGCTCATCAACCCGATGAATGAATTTGTCGATAGCATTATCGACTTCATCGACATCGAAGCCATCAAAAAAGCCCGGCTGTGCGTGCTGATCGATCCCATGTTCGGGGTGGCCAAGAACGCCCTGCAGACGGTATTGATCACGGCCCGCTGCGATGTGGATGTGATCAACGATGGCCAGAATCCGTCCTTTGGCGGCCTGATGCCCTCGCCCAGTGCCGCGACCCTGTACCGGCTCAAACACTTAGTGGCCCACGAAGGCTATGACATCGGCATCGGGACTGACGGCGATGCCGATCGCCTCGGCATCATTGATGAAAAGGGCAACTTCATTCACCCCAATGAAGTCATGCTACTGCTCTATTACTACCTCCTGGAATACAAAGGCTGGAAAGGCTCTGTGGTGCGTAACATTGCCACCACCCATTTGCTGGATAAGGTCGCCGCAGCCCATCAGGAGAAAAGCTTTGAAGTGCCGGTCGGCTTTAAGCATATCAGCGCCCAGATGGATGCTGATGACGCCCTGATTGGCGGCGAGAGCTCCGGCGGCCTGACGATTCGCGGCCATATCAAGGGCAAAGACGGCGTCTTCGCCTCCAGCCTGCTGGTCGAGATGATCAGCGTCACCGGCAAAAAACTGTCAGAAATGCTCGATGAAATTTACGACAAATACGGCTACGCCTACACCGCAGAAGGTGACTGTCATTTCCGGCCGGAAGAGCGCCAGCGCCTGTACGACAAGATCTATGTCGAAAAAGCGCTGCCGGACTTCGGCTATGCCATTGAGAAGGTCAGCTATGCCGACGGCGCCAAGGTCTATTTCGAAAACGGCGGCTGGGCCCTGGCCCGCTTCTCCGGTACCGAGCCGCTGCTGCGCCTGTTTGCCGAAATGGCCGATCAGCAGCAGGCCGAGCAGGTGGTCGCACAGTTGAAAAGTTTTCTGGACGTTTGA
- a CDS encoding glycosyltransferase: MKDGISVIVPTYNRAELLSRTLKSLAEQTFHSSRYEVIVIDDGSTDQTRQVVDSFRDQINIQYHYQSDQGYRVAKARNIGIQHSTFQYMLFFDSGMYGRENLLQVHYDALSQGKGDVLIGEALGFDAMEANNQGSIASAFDQMDREALFEYLLADAKYHDCRRHFFESVNYDLSRVLHCWVIFWTCHASCKTQDLLAIGGFDEHYQSWGGEDIELALRLAQQHKRLNVIEAPVAIHLPHEKNTAEREQSLLHNLHYTHDKHQLPQTQQLLTGHWWEIVDVCRESIAS, translated from the coding sequence ATGAAAGATGGCATTTCGGTGATCGTGCCGACATATAACCGGGCAGAACTACTCAGCCGTACATTAAAGTCGCTGGCAGAGCAAACCTTTCACTCCTCACGTTACGAGGTGATTGTGATTGATGACGGCTCGACGGATCAGACCCGGCAGGTGGTGGATTCATTCCGGGATCAGATCAACATTCAATACCATTATCAAAGTGATCAAGGATATCGCGTGGCCAAAGCACGGAATATCGGGATCCAACACAGCACGTTTCAATACATGCTGTTTTTTGATTCCGGGATGTACGGGCGGGAAAACCTGCTGCAGGTGCACTACGATGCCCTCAGCCAGGGCAAGGGCGACGTGCTGATTGGCGAAGCGCTCGGGTTTGATGCGATGGAGGCGAATAACCAGGGCAGTATCGCCTCGGCATTTGACCAGATGGATCGGGAGGCGCTCTTTGAGTATTTGCTTGCAGACGCGAAATACCATGATTGCCGACGGCACTTTTTTGAGTCGGTCAATTATGATCTGTCCCGGGTCTTACATTGCTGGGTGATCTTCTGGACCTGTCATGCCTCCTGCAAGACGCAAGATCTATTGGCGATTGGCGGGTTTGATGAGCACTATCAATCCTGGGGTGGCGAAGATATTGAACTGGCTTTGCGATTGGCGCAGCAACACAAGCGGCTCAATGTGATTGAAGCGCCGGTTGCGATTCATCTGCCGCATGAAAAGAATACGGCCGAGCGGGAGCAGTCCTTGCTGCACAATTTGCACTACACCCACGACAAGCATCAATTGCCGCAAACCCAGCAACTGCTGACGGGACACTGGTGGGAGATTGTGGATGTGTGCCGCGAAAGTATCGCCTCTTGA
- a CDS encoding acyltransferase produces MAYYYDERVLSGSYDEEADQAAIKTRLRQFGATVDASVTFVGEPRVYLTLMSGQPLEKAAQTQQHSGRIVIGGGSYIDSSFAPAFASTVTKLTSVQRAGRPAGQILIGNNVVLQGACIVAYDKVVLGDQVVCGTMVSIMDCDGHDLVRRGDPDEVNRLDVRPVVIGHSVWIGNHVSIMKGVTVGDHAVIGAHAVVTKDVPANTVVAGNPARVIRQL; encoded by the coding sequence ATGGCTTATTACTACGATGAACGGGTGTTGTCAGGTTCTTACGACGAGGAGGCCGATCAGGCCGCGATAAAAACCAGGCTCCGACAGTTCGGGGCCACGGTGGATGCGTCGGTGACGTTTGTCGGGGAGCCCCGGGTCTACCTGACCTTGATGTCGGGCCAACCCTTGGAGAAGGCGGCACAAACTCAGCAGCACTCGGGGCGCATCGTGATTGGGGGCGGCAGCTACATTGATTCAAGTTTTGCCCCGGCATTTGCGAGTACGGTGACCAAGCTGACCAGTGTGCAGCGCGCAGGCCGGCCGGCGGGCCAAATTCTGATCGGTAACAACGTGGTGCTGCAGGGTGCCTGCATTGTCGCCTATGACAAGGTGGTGCTCGGTGATCAGGTGGTTTGCGGGACCATGGTATCGATCATGGACTGTGACGGCCATGATCTGGTGAGGCGAGGCGATCCGGATGAAGTGAACCGTCTGGATGTCAGGCCGGTGGTGATCGGCCATTCGGTCTGGATTGGCAATCATGTTTCGATCATGAAAGGGGTCACGGTCGGCGATCATGCCGTCATCGGGGCCCATGCCGTGGTGACGAAAGATGTTCCGGCCAATACGGTGGTGGCCGGGAATCCGGCGCGGGTGATCCGGCAACTTTAG
- a CDS encoding non-ribosomal peptide synthetase, producing MRFDLLEAFAQQCAKRGDAVAIERGAQQLSYRELRQQSAAIAHFLQSRPGHVALYLDACPTLISSLLACLHTGHVFAPVHTELPDALATSMLAQIAPTCVVTTARHAERLGRMVAGMSCAPEIIVWDEWTPGLPPTEDDVLATPRSQDPCYIYFTSGSTGEPKGILGSYRGLSHFVMWQQQTFGIEAHHRVGQLTIPAFDPFLREVLLPLVAGAVLVMPTDRTLVLTDQLLTWINQAEISVLHMVPTLLRQRLLQADAPQPLSLEYLFLAGEPLRGSDLAAFYRSYGEERCQLVNLYGPTETTLAKVFKRLSPADSDADMVPIGMPLDEQVQVHVLDPQGRPCAEDEVGELVIETDLRSHGYLGLEAETQRCFRQSPPYYFTGDLGKRLPDGQLVCIGRKDNQIKIRGIRADLLGLERVVQQAPTVELCVLQVVDTGQPSARIRAFVVASRADGAQIAEFVSQRLNRALVPAEWVLVETLPTLPNGKVNRKALAGVVGTELQIDAYRVAETPQEQQILTVWQQVLGQDRIGMDDHFFRRGGHSLMLMTLKAALEQAFSVRLDVAALFAHLTPATQLAYLQTCHAAGSGEPDTPLRRVQPGDIGPVSVLQRNVILAHQFHQQDSSYNITRVVELDQVLNTERLQQAVDACVAHVAILRATFVIDDGTVLSRIQPEVSVPVEGGRLDESAQLRAQLARFVRPFVLEIAPLLRIGLWSVAGERTYLALDIHHSIADGISAAQLITMILARYQGDVADPMPWQYHDYIDYNRRQLAAREADNLAYWQQRLAAMPEPLQLSPGRERPGQFDGAGSTQLLQIDKALMGRLEQVARQQGCSLFALLFAAYALTLHRFSGQDDVIIGVPVAGRDLPEVVSMPGVFMRVLPFRSTSHAQATLAQYLTLIQQQLAEAVAHQDFAFEHLVDAVRAPRDPSRQPLFDTLFAMHDAIDLSDGGLQVREIQLHHRQVKADLIIDVYRYRDALTVACSFAEQMIAPNRVAQLLQSLSVLLQRLADMPLSQPLTQIDGIPAAERERLLHTLNQTAHPITGPGTLIERFHQQVDRAPMQQACRSQGQKLTYRALDERANQLAHGLLETLGQPQARVAIMVAPSADLAVAILAVLKAGMAYVPLDPDFPQERLQYMVANAGVACLITDQPEVAKSLFAGPIVSASPEAWADRPQSRPSVSYDPHHLAYVIYTSGSTGQPKGVMIENVSVVNFINGMARSLGEMTQKTVLVLTTFSFDIFVLEFFLPLLTGAQLVIASRRQQQDMSLLSALIRKEDITTLQFTPTRMKMFLAFDPTLQCFRGIREVLMGGEYVGFELVETIRNHSPARIFNVYGPTETTVWSTVCELTQADRSKVGRPIDNTLVYVLDQHRRLCPMGTQGELYIAGMGLARGYHRLPDKTAEAFVDNPFQPGQRMYRTGDLAYWLPSGELCIQGRLDHQVKVKGHRIELHEIESVLKRHPAVHDAVCLVRERQVQGFAEGFLCAFYQADSKVEAEQLRQHVRAHLPGYMVPEAWAQLADFPKTANGKIDRKHFPEIARDPAETGRTTAQSRTEERIYQVWAAILPTAEIGFTDNFFDLGGNSFHVVLVQKALADQDMHVSAIDILEHGSISRLAAWYDRASEASQSVRCYAMPFPEAPSVPASGRDTWEDDLGDASGPALEALRRQLDVSREELITGLLIYALGAVSGQTVLTLNISMTPDVCRLVRVDFTGVENLPAFFARVVDALATSPSHPFSQLSPDQEPGCYSIYLAADAHKSVVRGQLFDLELIYLWDDGLQLQARANHPQVCRDALTQVGQAMKGLVAQFAATASSTGE from the coding sequence ATGAGATTCGATTTACTTGAAGCGTTTGCCCAGCAGTGTGCCAAACGTGGGGATGCCGTGGCGATTGAACGCGGCGCGCAGCAACTCAGTTACCGGGAGCTGAGACAGCAGTCGGCCGCGATTGCTCATTTTCTTCAGTCGCGCCCGGGACATGTGGCGCTCTATCTGGATGCCTGCCCGACGCTGATCAGCAGTCTGCTGGCTTGCTTGCATACCGGGCATGTGTTTGCCCCGGTCCATACGGAGTTACCTGATGCGCTGGCAACGAGCATGCTCGCGCAGATTGCACCGACGTGTGTCGTGACCACGGCTCGCCACGCCGAGCGCCTGGGCCGGATGGTCGCCGGGATGTCCTGTGCGCCTGAGATCATCGTCTGGGATGAGTGGACGCCGGGGCTGCCGCCAACTGAAGACGATGTGCTGGCAACCCCGCGCTCGCAGGACCCCTGTTATATTTATTTCACTTCGGGTTCGACAGGAGAGCCCAAGGGGATCCTCGGCAGTTATCGCGGGCTGAGCCACTTTGTGATGTGGCAGCAGCAGACATTCGGCATTGAAGCGCATCACCGGGTGGGACAGTTGACCATTCCGGCATTCGATCCCTTCCTGCGCGAAGTGCTGTTGCCGCTGGTGGCCGGGGCAGTGCTGGTCATGCCCACGGATCGAACGCTGGTACTGACGGATCAGTTGCTGACCTGGATTAACCAAGCAGAGATCAGCGTGCTGCACATGGTGCCGACGTTGCTTCGTCAGCGTTTGCTGCAAGCCGATGCGCCGCAGCCATTGAGCCTGGAATATCTGTTTCTGGCCGGAGAGCCGCTGCGCGGCAGCGATCTGGCCGCGTTTTATCGCAGTTACGGCGAAGAGCGCTGCCAACTGGTGAACCTGTACGGCCCGACGGAAACCACCCTGGCGAAAGTGTTCAAGCGCCTCAGCCCTGCCGACAGTGATGCTGACATGGTGCCCATCGGGATGCCGCTGGACGAGCAGGTGCAGGTGCATGTGCTGGACCCGCAGGGCCGGCCCTGTGCGGAAGACGAGGTCGGGGAGCTGGTGATCGAAACCGACCTGCGCTCCCATGGCTATCTGGGGTTGGAGGCGGAAACCCAGCGCTGCTTCCGGCAGTCCCCGCCGTATTACTTTACCGGCGATTTGGGGAAACGCTTGCCGGACGGCCAGCTGGTCTGCATCGGGCGTAAAGATAACCAAATCAAGATCCGGGGGATCCGGGCTGATCTGCTGGGCCTCGAGCGGGTGGTTCAGCAGGCGCCGACGGTGGAGCTGTGTGTGCTCCAGGTGGTTGACACTGGTCAGCCTTCCGCCCGGATCCGCGCTTTTGTGGTCGCAAGCCGAGCGGATGGTGCGCAGATAGCAGAGTTCGTCAGCCAGCGGCTGAACCGGGCACTGGTGCCGGCCGAGTGGGTTTTGGTCGAGACGTTGCCGACCCTGCCCAACGGCAAGGTGAATCGCAAAGCTCTGGCCGGGGTCGTCGGCACCGAGCTGCAGATCGACGCGTACCGGGTAGCGGAAACGCCGCAAGAGCAGCAAATTCTGACGGTCTGGCAGCAGGTGCTCGGGCAGGATCGCATCGGGATGGACGATCATTTTTTCCGCCGGGGCGGTCACTCATTGATGCTGATGACCCTGAAGGCGGCGCTGGAGCAGGCGTTTTCGGTCCGTCTGGATGTCGCGGCGCTCTTTGCCCACCTGACGCCGGCAACCCAGCTGGCTTATCTGCAAACGTGTCACGCTGCGGGGAGCGGGGAGCCGGACACGCCGTTGCGCCGGGTTCAGCCCGGCGATATCGGACCGGTTTCCGTCTTGCAGCGTAATGTCATTCTGGCGCACCAGTTCCATCAACAGGACAGTAGCTACAACATAACCCGGGTCGTCGAGCTGGATCAGGTCCTCAATACCGAGCGCTTGCAGCAGGCTGTGGATGCGTGCGTTGCACACGTTGCAATTTTGCGCGCCACTTTTGTGATTGACGATGGCACCGTGTTAAGCCGGATTCAGCCTGAAGTGTCAGTGCCGGTGGAAGGCGGCCGTCTGGATGAATCGGCGCAACTGAGGGCGCAGCTGGCCCGGTTTGTACGCCCGTTTGTGCTGGAGATTGCGCCGTTGCTGCGCATCGGGCTCTGGTCGGTCGCCGGGGAACGGACTTATCTGGCACTCGATATTCACCACAGTATTGCCGATGGGATCAGCGCAGCCCAACTGATCACCATGATCCTGGCACGTTATCAGGGGGACGTTGCGGACCCGATGCCGTGGCAGTATCACGATTATATTGATTACAACCGCCGGCAGCTGGCAGCCCGGGAAGCGGACAACCTCGCGTACTGGCAACAACGGCTGGCAGCCATGCCGGAACCGTTGCAGCTCTCGCCGGGCAGGGAGCGTCCGGGCCAGTTTGACGGCGCAGGCAGCACGCAGTTGCTGCAAATTGACAAGGCATTAATGGGCCGGTTGGAGCAGGTTGCCCGGCAACAGGGGTGTTCGCTGTTCGCCCTCCTGTTTGCTGCGTATGCCCTGACGCTCCACCGTTTTAGCGGCCAGGATGATGTGATCATCGGGGTTCCGGTTGCCGGGCGGGATTTGCCGGAAGTGGTGTCGATGCCCGGGGTCTTTATGCGAGTGTTGCCTTTCAGGAGCACCAGCCATGCGCAAGCTACGCTAGCGCAGTACCTGACCCTGATCCAGCAGCAGCTTGCCGAAGCCGTCGCCCATCAGGATTTTGCGTTTGAGCACCTGGTCGACGCAGTCCGTGCGCCGCGGGATCCCAGCCGGCAGCCCCTGTTCGATACTCTGTTTGCCATGCATGATGCGATCGACCTGTCAGACGGCGGTCTCCAGGTTCGCGAGATCCAGTTGCACCACCGGCAGGTCAAAGCGGACTTGATTATTGATGTGTATCGCTACCGGGACGCCCTGACCGTTGCATGCTCATTTGCCGAGCAGATGATCGCACCGAACAGAGTTGCGCAACTGCTCCAGTCCCTGTCGGTGTTGCTGCAGCGGCTGGCCGACATGCCGCTGTCTCAGCCGCTGACGCAGATTGACGGGATCCCGGCGGCAGAGCGCGAGCGGCTGCTCCATACCCTCAACCAAACGGCCCACCCGATCACCGGTCCCGGCACCCTGATTGAACGTTTTCACCAGCAGGTGGATCGCGCGCCGATGCAGCAGGCATGCCGGAGCCAGGGTCAGAAGCTGACCTACCGGGCGCTGGATGAGCGGGCGAACCAACTGGCGCACGGCTTGCTTGAAACGCTGGGCCAGCCGCAGGCCAGGGTCGCCATCATGGTGGCGCCGTCTGCGGACCTGGCGGTGGCGATTCTGGCCGTGCTGAAAGCAGGCATGGCCTACGTGCCCCTGGATCCTGATTTTCCGCAGGAGCGGTTGCAGTACATGGTTGCAAATGCCGGGGTCGCGTGTCTGATCACTGATCAGCCGGAGGTGGCGAAATCGCTGTTTGCCGGTCCGATCGTCAGCGCTTCGCCCGAGGCATGGGCCGACCGGCCGCAGAGCCGCCCCTCGGTCTCTTATGACCCGCACCACCTGGCTTATGTCATTTACACCTCGGGCTCTACCGGGCAGCCCAAGGGGGTCATGATCGAAAACGTGTCGGTGGTGAACTTCATCAACGGGATGGCGCGCTCACTCGGCGAGATGACCCAGAAAACCGTTCTGGTGCTGACGACCTTCTCGTTTGATATTTTTGTTCTGGAATTTTTCCTACCGTTACTGACCGGCGCTCAGTTGGTGATTGCCAGCCGTCGACAGCAGCAGGATATGTCCTTACTGAGCGCGTTGATCCGGAAAGAAGACATCACGACGCTGCAGTTTACGCCGACCCGGATGAAGATGTTTCTGGCGTTTGACCCGACCTTGCAGTGCTTCCGGGGGATCCGGGAAGTCCTGATGGGCGGTGAATATGTGGGCTTTGAGCTGGTCGAGACGATTCGCAATCATAGTCCGGCGCGGATCTTTAATGTGTACGGTCCGACGGAAACGACGGTCTGGTCAACTGTTTGCGAACTGACCCAAGCCGACCGCAGCAAAGTCGGCCGGCCGATTGATAACACGCTGGTGTACGTGCTGGATCAGCACCGCCGCTTGTGCCCGATGGGGACGCAGGGGGAGCTCTATATTGCCGGAATGGGGCTGGCCCGGGGGTATCACCGGTTGCCGGATAAAACCGCCGAGGCATTTGTTGATAATCCGTTTCAGCCGGGGCAGCGGATGTACCGGACGGGCGATCTGGCGTACTGGCTGCCTTCGGGAGAGTTGTGTATTCAGGGGCGGCTTGATCATCAGGTGAAAGTGAAAGGGCACCGCATTGAGCTGCATGAAATTGAATCCGTCCTGAAGCGACATCCGGCCGTTCACGATGCGGTCTGTTTGGTGAGAGAGCGTCAGGTGCAGGGCTTTGCTGAAGGTTTCCTGTGCGCCTTCTATCAAGCTGACAGCAAGGTTGAAGCAGAGCAGCTTCGGCAGCATGTCCGGGCCCATTTGCCGGGCTATATGGTGCCGGAAGCCTGGGCGCAGCTGGCGGACTTCCCGAAAACCGCCAACGGCAAGATTGATCGCAAGCACTTTCCGGAGATCGCCCGCGATCCGGCGGAGACGGGCAGGACCACTGCCCAGTCCCGAACCGAAGAGCGGATCTACCAGGTCTGGGCAGCCATCCTGCCAACGGCAGAGATTGGCTTTACCGACAATTTCTTCGACCTCGGCGGCAACTCCTTTCATGTCGTGCTGGTCCAGAAGGCGCTGGCCGATCAGGACATGCATGTCTCGGCGATCGATATTCTGGAACACGGCTCCATCTCAAGGCTGGCAGCCTGGTATGACCGCGCATCTGAGGCCAGCCAAAGCGTTCGTTGTTATGCAATGCCGTTCCCGGAAGCGCCATCGGTTCCGGCTTCCGGCCGGGATACCTGGGAGGATGATCTGGGCGACGCCTCCGGTCCGGCCCTGGAAGCCTTGCGGCGTCAGCTGGATGTCTCCCGGGAGGAGCTCATCACCGGGTTGCTGATCTATGCGCTTGGCGCAGTGAGCGGGCAAACCGTGCTGACCTTGAACATTAGCATGACGCCGGATGTCTGCCGCCTGGTACGCGTGGACTTCACGGGGGTCGAGAATTTACCGGCCTTCTTTGCTCGGGTGGTGGATGCTCTGGCCACGTCGCCCTCGCATCCGTTCAGCCAGTTATCACCGGATCAGGAACCGGGGTGTTACAGCATTTACCTTGCTGCGGATGCCCATAAGTCTGTGGTTCGCGGTCAACTCTTTGATCTAGAACTGATTTATCTTTGGGATGACGGCCTGCAACTCCAGGCCCGGGCCAACCATCCGCAGGTTTGCCGGGATGCATTGACCCAGGTCGGTCAGGCCATGAAAGGGCTGGTTGCTCAGTTTGCCGCAACGGCATCTTCAACCGGGGAATGA